One Gimesia aquarii DNA segment encodes these proteins:
- a CDS encoding GntR family transcriptional regulator, translating to MTNDVSLVSDLSEQNVREDDESLSLVDEVYQKLLLRIIRCELPGGTELKSTQLARELSVSRTPVVQALARLQADGIVIQQKNHRAVVREGAENWLVEIHELRLLLEPSAAAMAAQTITEAELIQLENQAAEVKACQQQYEAGDHSSEHLQKWSTASRSFDYALHLAIAEYCGNLPISEAIHKCWSYKRVSYSAAEETPEIMTRGLYDHTVLLDSLKNRDSETASVAMEMHLRNASRMRPDRLIV from the coding sequence GTGACTAATGACGTTTCTTTAGTATCCGATTTGAGTGAACAAAATGTTCGAGAAGACGATGAGAGTCTTTCTCTTGTCGATGAGGTTTATCAGAAACTGTTACTCAGGATCATTCGTTGTGAACTTCCCGGCGGGACGGAACTGAAAAGTACGCAATTAGCACGTGAACTTAGTGTGAGCCGAACTCCAGTAGTACAAGCTTTAGCCCGTTTACAGGCTGATGGAATTGTGATTCAGCAAAAGAACCATCGTGCCGTTGTCAGAGAAGGGGCTGAGAACTGGTTAGTCGAAATTCATGAACTGCGATTGTTATTAGAACCCTCCGCTGCTGCGATGGCCGCACAAACGATTACTGAAGCTGAGTTGATACAATTGGAAAACCAGGCGGCTGAAGTCAAAGCCTGTCAGCAGCAGTATGAAGCGGGAGACCATTCTAGCGAACACTTACAGAAGTGGAGCACGGCATCTCGTTCGTTTGACTACGCTTTACATCTGGCCATTGCCGAATATTGTGGGAATTTACCAATTTCTGAAGCCATTCATAAATGCTGGAGTTATAAGCGGGTTTCCTATTCCGCAGCTGAAGAAACTCCAGAAATTATGACGCGGGGCTTATATGATCATACTGTTCTCCTGGATTCCTTAAAGAATCGCGACTCTGAAACCGCTTCTGTTGCCATGGAGATGCATTTACGAAATGCTTCCCGGATGCGGCCCGATCGCTTGATTGTTTGA
- a CDS encoding Trm112 family protein, whose translation MSFDPQHLQDIIACPKTKAKLVRDGDFLVSIDPASRLRYPIKDGIPVMLVEEATKVPQEEWAEIMKRNDRNPVSGELVS comes from the coding sequence ATGTCTTTTGATCCTCAGCATTTGCAGGACATTATCGCCTGTCCGAAAACAAAAGCAAAACTTGTGCGTGATGGTGATTTTCTAGTTTCTATCGATCCAGCATCGCGGTTGAGGTATCCTATCAAAGATGGGATACCGGTGATGCTGGTGGAGGAAGCGACTAAAGTTCCTCAGGAAGAGTGGGCTGAAATCATGAAACGCAATGACCGAAATCCTGTTTCAGGAGAGTTGGTTTCCTGA
- a CDS encoding response regulator gives MQLLNLLDEQRQWSPCILYVDDQANHFVEFERINTEEGYEIHHCLDVKNSLLKALELKPDIIILSLEIQEMDLIEVIGFYKSHAVLANTAIMATSQFQESEKITIALANGVDDFLLRPYCPALVHKRIRNTLQIIANQKSDRIQMALSNVLEESLNEIYIFDAESLQLFYASRGATKNLGYTSQELNSMTPFQLVKEDFRAQLEEVFHSLLESHDSQTFLNAEFKRKGGTCYPAEVYLQRTTVFSKPAIVALVMDITKLVQEREQVERLARAIESSADAVFITDTTGTITYVNPAFSELYEWSAADALGQTPRCLKSHLNPEETYQEMWNQLLSGKTWKGTLINRRKVGQTVSSLPLLGQSSRQEKNWLEQYRWIHMTVSPIYDKQGECISYVAVQRDITNKVLNEKKQSQKHLQAVIRARVAKSLQQQTSLKEKLDQVLSALIDIPEFQHLKRGCLYLNNTKTKQCELLSRFGDFVVSPHFTYHEYWFKEEYAEYPHSVIQTHIINQCHCDSKTKAEGQSDGSHGHYLVPISHLGESLGAMVLSSETFPDDDPDQIRFLQSIGDLIGMAIINDRLTEDLKAAQQQAVEANISKDLFLANISHEIRTPMTAILGYSEILTEQLESRSQVKMIETIKQNGDYLLCLINDLLDLSKINSQKMTVELMQCSPTQILFNVESLLKVRADKKSIEYTTQFDGAIPEYIQTDPTRFKQILVNLIGNAIKFTDQGAVKVIARYLVEDQVPFLQVEVVDTGVGITDNQMQQLFQPFIQADVSMTRRFGGTGLGLTICKKLIEMLNGSISVTSVSAVGSTFVLKIPTGVPADVNLVHYDSEGQQDLVIEEEASPAVPDSLKEYFGFSPRVLVADDGADNQHLLSYILKKWQCEYELAENGKVAVEAVQTAEEKGTPFDIILMDIQMPVMDGYTATKTLRASGYSKPIIAITAHAMNTQLQECIAAGCDAYTSKPINRKQLLSLICKYTMREQAQTTN, from the coding sequence ATGCAGCTTTTGAACTTGCTCGATGAGCAGAGGCAATGGTCTCCGTGCATTCTATATGTAGATGACCAGGCAAACCATTTTGTTGAATTTGAGAGAATTAATACAGAAGAGGGATATGAAATACATCATTGTCTGGATGTAAAAAATTCATTGTTGAAAGCATTAGAACTTAAGCCAGACATTATTATCTTAAGCCTCGAAATCCAGGAGATGGATTTGATTGAGGTGATCGGGTTTTACAAATCACACGCAGTACTCGCCAATACTGCGATTATGGCTACATCTCAGTTCCAGGAATCGGAGAAAATCACCATCGCGCTTGCGAATGGCGTGGATGATTTTTTGCTGCGACCTTATTGCCCGGCACTTGTTCACAAACGCATTCGAAATACACTCCAGATCATTGCCAATCAGAAGTCTGACCGGATCCAGATGGCACTGAGCAATGTGCTCGAAGAATCATTAAACGAGATTTATATTTTTGACGCCGAATCTCTGCAGCTTTTTTATGCGAGTCGGGGTGCCACAAAAAATCTGGGTTATACTTCGCAGGAACTCAATTCGATGACTCCTTTTCAATTAGTCAAGGAAGATTTCAGAGCGCAACTTGAAGAGGTATTTCATTCTTTATTAGAGAGTCACGATTCCCAAACATTTCTCAATGCAGAATTTAAAAGAAAGGGAGGGACCTGTTATCCTGCTGAAGTTTATCTTCAGAGAACTACGGTCTTTTCTAAACCGGCGATTGTGGCTCTGGTGATGGATATCACCAAATTGGTACAGGAACGAGAGCAGGTCGAGCGGTTGGCACGCGCGATTGAATCAAGCGCTGATGCAGTCTTTATTACAGACACTACAGGCACAATCACTTATGTCAATCCAGCTTTCTCTGAACTTTATGAGTGGTCGGCTGCAGACGCTCTCGGGCAGACTCCGCGTTGTCTCAAGAGTCATCTCAATCCTGAAGAAACATATCAGGAAATGTGGAATCAACTACTTTCAGGAAAAACCTGGAAGGGAACGTTAATTAATCGTCGCAAGGTAGGTCAAACGGTTTCAAGTTTACCTTTATTAGGACAGAGTTCACGGCAGGAGAAAAACTGGCTGGAACAATATCGTTGGATACACATGACGGTTTCCCCGATCTATGATAAACAGGGGGAATGTATCTCCTATGTGGCAGTACAAAGAGATATTACGAATAAGGTTTTGAACGAGAAAAAGCAGTCTCAGAAACATCTTCAAGCTGTCATTCGAGCCAGGGTGGCAAAAAGCTTACAACAACAGACGTCTCTGAAAGAAAAGTTGGATCAGGTATTGAGTGCACTGATTGACATTCCTGAATTCCAGCATCTGAAGCGGGGGTGTCTCTATCTGAATAATACAAAGACTAAACAATGTGAACTGCTCTCTCGTTTTGGAGATTTTGTTGTCTCTCCTCACTTCACCTATCATGAGTATTGGTTTAAAGAAGAGTATGCAGAATATCCTCATTCGGTGATTCAGACACATATCATTAATCAATGTCACTGTGACTCCAAAACTAAAGCAGAAGGTCAATCAGACGGATCGCATGGCCATTACCTGGTTCCCATTTCGCATCTGGGAGAGTCTCTCGGCGCAATGGTTTTATCCAGTGAAACGTTTCCGGATGATGATCCTGACCAGATACGGTTCTTGCAATCCATTGGTGATTTGATTGGTATGGCCATTATTAATGATCGATTGACTGAAGATCTGAAAGCGGCTCAGCAGCAAGCAGTGGAAGCAAACATCTCCAAGGATTTATTCCTGGCAAATATCAGCCACGAAATCCGTACTCCGATGACTGCTATTTTAGGGTATTCAGAAATTTTAACGGAGCAATTGGAATCCAGATCCCAAGTGAAAATGATTGAGACCATTAAACAAAATGGCGATTACTTACTTTGTTTGATCAATGACCTGCTCGATCTCTCAAAAATCAATTCACAAAAAATGACAGTGGAATTGATGCAATGTTCTCCCACACAAATATTATTCAATGTAGAGTCATTGCTTAAAGTACGTGCAGACAAGAAGAGTATTGAGTACACAACACAATTTGATGGCGCCATACCAGAGTATATACAAACAGATCCTACGAGATTCAAACAAATACTGGTCAATCTGATCGGGAATGCCATCAAGTTTACGGACCAGGGGGCGGTAAAAGTAATTGCACGTTACTTGGTTGAAGATCAGGTTCCTTTCTTACAAGTTGAAGTCGTAGACACCGGAGTTGGTATTACAGACAACCAGATGCAACAACTATTTCAACCCTTCATCCAGGCAGATGTGTCAATGACCCGACGTTTTGGTGGTACGGGACTGGGGCTGACGATTTGTAAAAAACTGATCGAAATGTTGAATGGGTCAATTTCTGTGACCAGTGTTTCAGCAGTAGGTTCTACTTTTGTCCTTAAAATTCCAACGGGAGTCCCGGCAGACGTGAATCTGGTTCATTATGATTCTGAAGGACAACAGGATCTGGTGATTGAAGAAGAAGCCTCGCCTGCTGTACCAGACAGTCTGAAAGAATACTTTGGTTTTTCTCCACGAGTACTGGTGGCAGATGATGGGGCTGATAATCAACATTTACTTTCTTACATACTCAAAAAATGGCAATGCGAATATGAACTTGCTGAAAATGGAAAAGTGGCTGTAGAAGCAGTACAGACTGCAGAGGAGAAGGGAACTCCTTTTGATATTATCTTAATGGATATCCAAATGCCGGTGATGGATGGTT
- a CDS encoding class I SAM-dependent methyltransferase, translated as MDASQKFLAWNRFIRFSFYVLVSGGFTLPLIADEPATVSQKQSQQDSKKTLYTYQRDHDPNGIGKFYRGREIARVMGYQGAPWLERKTREQEERLSLLPKALKLKPGMAIADIGAGSGVISVILADHVSPDGKVYAVDVQKEMLELLNKKLEKQGVKNIHPVLGTQKSPGLKPESIDVAIMVDVYHEFEFPFEMMQEISKALKPKGRVVLVEYRKEDPTVPIKLVHKMSEAQAKKEVSRPELNLKWKETIGILPRQHILIFEKTSAK; from the coding sequence ATGGATGCATCGCAGAAATTTCTAGCTTGGAATCGTTTCATCAGATTCTCATTTTATGTTCTGGTAAGTGGTGGGTTTACTCTTCCGCTCATTGCCGATGAACCTGCGACAGTATCTCAGAAGCAGAGCCAGCAGGATTCAAAAAAAACGCTCTATACTTATCAGCGGGATCATGACCCGAATGGTATCGGTAAATTCTATCGGGGACGCGAAATCGCCCGTGTAATGGGTTATCAGGGAGCTCCCTGGCTGGAACGCAAAACACGCGAGCAGGAAGAACGACTGTCTTTGCTTCCGAAAGCATTGAAACTGAAGCCCGGCATGGCGATTGCAGATATCGGTGCGGGCAGCGGCGTCATTTCCGTGATTCTAGCCGATCATGTGAGCCCTGACGGTAAAGTTTATGCGGTGGATGTTCAAAAAGAGATGCTGGAACTGCTTAATAAAAAACTTGAAAAACAAGGTGTCAAGAATATTCATCCCGTGTTGGGAACTCAGAAATCACCCGGACTCAAACCAGAATCAATTGATGTAGCGATTATGGTAGATGTATATCATGAATTTGAATTTCCCTTTGAAATGATGCAGGAAATTTCAAAAGCATTAAAGCCGAAAGGGCGTGTGGTGCTGGTGGAATATCGCAAAGAAGATCCTACTGTGCCGATCAAACTCGTCCATAAAATGTCCGAGGCACAAGCGAAAAAAGAAGTCTCTCGACCAGAATTGAATTTGAAATGGAAAGAGACCATCGGGATTTTGCCTCGACAGCACATCCTTATTTTCGAGAAAACCTCAGCAAAATAA
- a CDS encoding tetratricopeptide repeat protein produces the protein MSVRMTKQTWITGIACALLLCNGCSSMRQASVASTDEAPTSLKDKIFVAKQKLKDPDKFYITHGQLQEKMGDVKTARSSYEVALGQNPKSVEAVLGLARLDQVAGDKASAEKGFQKALEMAPEDPKVRASIGQFYAAEKKWDQAVALLNEAVQSAPADKNIRYQLGIAMASSGDYQGAMPHLIRAVGEAEAHYNIGYILRDRGQLQASEQQFLQAVLLKPEFNEAQYWLDEIRREKENRLMLAGVTSGETKGLNAGAKQVSYSNSQAKNQRSAQVRQQKSGAVQGMSRASVSPQKHKLGSNAKSAAPPANLTAEQLEQWRNQRKF, from the coding sequence ATGTCAGTACGGATGACTAAACAAACATGGATTACTGGAATTGCCTGTGCCTTACTACTCTGTAATGGTTGTTCTTCGATGCGCCAGGCATCAGTTGCCAGTACAGATGAAGCACCGACCAGTTTGAAAGATAAAATTTTTGTTGCGAAACAAAAACTGAAAGATCCAGACAAGTTTTACATTACGCATGGTCAGCTTCAGGAAAAAATGGGCGATGTGAAGACAGCGCGTTCTTCCTATGAAGTTGCTTTGGGGCAAAACCCAAAATCAGTAGAAGCTGTGTTGGGACTTGCCCGCTTAGATCAGGTTGCCGGCGATAAAGCTTCTGCAGAAAAAGGATTTCAGAAAGCGCTCGAAATGGCCCCGGAAGATCCCAAGGTCCGTGCCAGCATCGGTCAATTTTATGCGGCTGAGAAAAAGTGGGATCAAGCGGTCGCTCTGTTAAATGAAGCAGTGCAGTCTGCTCCAGCAGATAAAAACATTCGTTATCAACTGGGAATCGCAATGGCCTCTTCTGGTGACTATCAGGGAGCAATGCCCCATTTGATTCGTGCTGTGGGTGAAGCAGAAGCCCATTATAACATTGGCTACATTTTAAGAGATCGAGGACAGCTACAGGCGAGTGAGCAGCAGTTCCTCCAGGCAGTCTTATTGAAACCGGAATTCAACGAGGCGCAGTATTGGCTCGACGAAATTCGTCGAGAGAAAGAAAATCGTCTGATGTTAGCAGGAGTGACATCAGGTGAAACGAAAGGCCTCAATGCGGGAGCCAAACAGGTTTCGTATTCCAACTCACAAGCAAAAAATCAAAGGTCAGCTCAAGTCAGGCAACAAAAATCGGGTGCTGTACAAGGCATGAGCCGTGCAAGCGTATCACCACAAAAACATAAATTGGGATCCAATGCGAAATCAGCCGCACCACCTGCAAACCTGACTGCTGAACAACTGGAACAGTGGCGTAATCAACGAAAGTTTTAA
- a CDS encoding Gfo/Idh/MocA family protein, with protein MSSKTQENKLKAGLVGFGMIVDETYRPFFETVHETGLYQRNTGPIEISLEAVATRTGARAEKYLAERGEKVGGFQSFSGNNAIEQMVASGLDFACVASPDDRHFDSCKKVLESETHLIVEKPSVLKLQELDELTALAEENNVAAKIVYHKLLDPDHKKLRTLVHDDVLQHVNNGYCSLLEPKSISGSQFAQWITGRNPGTYVAVHYIKLIDFTFGGKLKTITASGQRGLVGEKYGPTWDSCQMRMVYEYDSGREAAFDIHTSWVTPDNFPGYVEQEVQFRFDNGLWNGHSRKRGVECTVEEKTPFTLKNSMNNHYNGTFVEPWGTCSQRGYGIEVIERFAREVAFIEHGGPSAERQQRLEEVRGLSYNDLSADRQTVAAVQALEAILEKHVQGEPDCVVRVNDKRGGLVLFSPGSSEAEVLYEGTV; from the coding sequence ATGAGTTCAAAAACACAAGAAAACAAGCTGAAAGCTGGTTTGGTCGGATTTGGGATGATCGTTGATGAGACATATCGTCCCTTCTTTGAAACAGTCCACGAAACGGGCCTCTACCAACGCAACACAGGTCCCATTGAGATTTCACTGGAGGCGGTCGCTACGCGAACCGGTGCTCGTGCTGAGAAGTATCTGGCTGAACGTGGTGAAAAAGTGGGAGGATTTCAAAGCTTCTCAGGAAATAATGCGATTGAACAGATGGTCGCTTCGGGACTGGATTTTGCCTGTGTTGCTTCTCCCGATGATCGCCACTTTGATTCCTGTAAAAAAGTTCTCGAGTCCGAAACACATTTGATCGTTGAGAAACCCTCGGTTCTGAAATTGCAGGAACTGGACGAACTGACTGCACTTGCTGAGGAAAATAATGTTGCCGCAAAGATTGTTTATCATAAGCTGCTCGATCCCGATCATAAAAAACTGAGAACGCTCGTCCATGACGATGTGCTGCAACATGTCAATAACGGCTATTGCTCTTTGCTGGAGCCCAAATCCATTTCTGGAAGTCAGTTCGCACAGTGGATTACCGGCCGCAACCCGGGTACTTATGTCGCCGTTCACTATATCAAACTGATTGATTTTACGTTTGGTGGAAAACTAAAAACGATTACCGCATCAGGTCAACGTGGTTTGGTTGGCGAGAAATATGGTCCTACCTGGGATAGTTGCCAGATGCGGATGGTTTATGAATATGACTCCGGACGCGAAGCCGCCTTTGATATTCACACATCATGGGTCACACCGGATAATTTTCCCGGTTATGTCGAACAGGAAGTTCAATTTCGTTTCGACAATGGGTTATGGAACGGCCATTCCCGCAAACGTGGTGTTGAGTGTACGGTAGAAGAGAAAACACCATTCACACTCAAAAACTCGATGAACAACCATTATAACGGCACTTTTGTCGAACCCTGGGGAACCTGTTCACAACGCGGTTATGGCATTGAGGTCATCGAACGTTTTGCCCGTGAGGTCGCTTTCATTGAGCATGGCGGTCCCTCAGCGGAACGCCAACAGCGTCTGGAAGAAGTACGAGGATTAAGTTACAACGACTTATCAGCTGACCGCCAGACCGTTGCAGCCGTGCAGGCATTGGAAGCGATTCTCGAAAAACACGTTCAAGGTGAACCGGATTGCGTCGTCCGTGTTAACGACAAACGTGGCGGTCTGGTCCTCTTCAGTCCAGGCTCATCGGAGGCAGAAGTGCTTTACGAAGGTACGGTTTAA
- a CDS encoding sugar phosphate isomerase/epimerase family protein: MSDNPRVILSAFADEAANHKTAIEQMVALSALGLKYYSPRFIDVKGDGNVKHVVDLNKAEYKQLLKLHDEYGMSVTSIGARVGKIKLVDKDDGSHNVFVPFKKYLKTEVANTINAATTLGTKLIRGFSFYPPKGEDPKPYMNQAVDQIGQIADLCAKKGLIYGLEIEPNLIGETGPLLAELARKVKRANMVTIYDGGNIAAQNKDAMQCLSEFHDMSKSMGWLHIKDYAVDSDLEWTGVVDEERLKNFVPANVGDAGHEFVLRELRTILPKMEKKMKKLGAPGVFLEVEPHLKGGGQFGGFSGPDGIGVAVRALCSVLDYVGIDYDLRTFKDIQILRGF, from the coding sequence ATGTCAGACAACCCACGTGTGATTTTAAGTGCATTTGCAGATGAAGCAGCAAATCATAAAACTGCAATTGAACAAATGGTGGCACTCTCTGCTTTAGGGCTGAAATATTACAGTCCTCGGTTTATCGATGTGAAGGGTGATGGAAACGTCAAACATGTCGTGGATTTGAATAAAGCGGAATATAAACAGCTGCTTAAGCTGCATGATGAATATGGCATGAGCGTCACCAGCATTGGAGCCCGTGTTGGAAAGATCAAGCTGGTTGATAAAGATGATGGTTCTCATAATGTGTTTGTACCCTTCAAAAAGTATTTGAAAACAGAAGTTGCCAACACGATTAATGCCGCCACCACGTTGGGAACGAAGTTGATTCGAGGTTTTTCTTTTTATCCTCCCAAAGGAGAAGATCCCAAGCCCTATATGAATCAGGCCGTCGACCAGATTGGTCAGATTGCTGATCTTTGTGCGAAAAAGGGTTTGATTTACGGTCTCGAAATCGAGCCGAACTTAATTGGAGAAACCGGACCCTTACTGGCTGAGCTGGCGCGTAAAGTCAAACGCGCTAACATGGTAACTATTTATGATGGCGGAAATATCGCGGCGCAGAATAAAGATGCAATGCAGTGTTTGAGCGAGTTTCATGATATGAGCAAATCGATGGGTTGGCTACATATCAAAGACTATGCCGTCGATTCTGATTTGGAATGGACCGGCGTTGTCGATGAAGAACGCTTGAAAAACTTTGTGCCGGCAAACGTTGGTGATGCCGGGCACGAATTTGTTTTACGTGAACTGCGTACGATTCTTCCAAAAATGGAGAAAAAAATGAAGAAGCTGGGGGCGCCCGGTGTCTTTCTGGAAGTAGAACCACATTTGAAGGGCGGGGGACAATTTGGCGGGTTTAGTGGACCCGACGGCATTGGAGTGGCGGTAAGAGCCCTTTGTTCGGTTCTCGATTATGTCGGCATTGATTATGATCTACGAACCTTCAAAGATATCCAGATTTTACGCGGTTTCTAA
- a CDS encoding aspartate aminotransferase family protein, translating to MTTAIQFDNENQSNAIRQDLFQTEPLALRTFTPSQAVLAKSAGCFHWTPEGRRLYDFTSGVLVANLGHNPRRWMKRFSEYLGWKPEHITGEGEGDYFEAVTLTAYNAVTEIETEASKRLIANIQSFKGGNRCDKVIWAASGSEAVQKALWACLHRDPERDIILATRYGFHGKKGLAGAVTGSETDPDRDPHVKFISFPRTECDDVTKCNQPLDTNKYRNELEELWNAYGDRINCLITEPYLGGGGSYHPQIEYHQVLQDFCREHDIMLVLDEVQANFGRTGCMYAFEKYQIEPDFVVLGKGLGNGIPVAATVGRSDVISCLKYGEASDTWSANPVSSASVLATLDEFESTDVMENTQKLSKIYIEGLQSLKETGVIAKVRGEGMVFGIECAELGGKTSQEVAIEFVKACYLGEEGGDGIHLLGALAGNVLRVSPPMTMTEEQARDSIALLQRLCGKLAIELQAATASA from the coding sequence ATGACCACAGCCATTCAATTTGATAACGAAAATCAATCGAACGCGATTCGTCAAGATCTGTTTCAGACAGAACCCCTGGCCTTACGGACATTCACTCCCAGTCAAGCGGTGCTCGCAAAATCAGCAGGTTGCTTTCACTGGACGCCTGAAGGACGTCGTCTGTATGACTTCACCTCGGGTGTGCTCGTTGCAAATTTAGGGCACAACCCTCGACGCTGGATGAAGCGGTTCAGTGAGTATCTTGGATGGAAACCCGAACACATTACCGGCGAAGGGGAAGGTGATTACTTTGAAGCAGTCACACTCACCGCCTATAACGCCGTCACTGAAATTGAAACGGAAGCCAGCAAACGGCTCATCGCCAATATTCAATCCTTCAAGGGAGGCAATCGTTGCGACAAGGTTATCTGGGCCGCTTCAGGGTCAGAAGCCGTGCAAAAGGCACTTTGGGCTTGTTTACACCGAGATCCCGAGCGAGATATTATCCTGGCAACACGTTATGGATTTCACGGTAAAAAAGGGTTGGCTGGTGCAGTCACCGGATCAGAGACAGATCCGGATCGCGATCCCCATGTGAAATTTATCAGTTTCCCCCGGACAGAATGTGATGATGTCACCAAATGTAATCAACCTCTGGATACAAACAAATATCGGAACGAGTTAGAAGAACTCTGGAATGCCTATGGCGACCGGATTAACTGCTTGATTACCGAACCTTATCTTGGTGGAGGGGGAAGTTACCATCCGCAGATTGAATACCATCAAGTTTTGCAGGATTTCTGCCGGGAGCATGATATCATGTTAGTTCTGGATGAAGTTCAAGCGAACTTTGGGCGTACCGGATGCATGTATGCCTTCGAAAAATACCAGATCGAACCTGACTTCGTAGTACTCGGAAAAGGGCTGGGAAATGGAATTCCTGTCGCTGCGACTGTAGGACGCTCTGATGTCATTTCCTGCCTGAAGTATGGGGAAGCATCCGACACTTGGAGTGCAAACCCCGTCTCCTCTGCTTCTGTGTTGGCGACACTTGATGAATTCGAAAGCACTGACGTGATGGAAAACACTCAGAAACTTTCGAAAATCTATATCGAAGGCCTGCAAAGTCTGAAAGAAACAGGGGTCATCGCCAAAGTTCGCGGAGAAGGAATGGTATTTGGAATTGAGTGCGCCGAACTGGGTGGTAAAACCAGCCAGGAAGTCGCTATCGAGTTTGTCAAAGCCTGTTATCTTGGTGAAGAAGGTGGAGACGGCATTCACCTGCTGGGTGCTTTGGCCGGCAACGTATTACGCGTCAGCCCCCCCATGACGATGACAGAAGAACAGGCGCGAGACTCAATTGCACTTCTACAACGTTTGTGTGGAAAACTGGCGATCGAACTTCAGGCTGCAACTGCCTCCGCCTAA
- a CDS encoding ATPase, translated as MIDRPTEDESQNPPDDSILEYMKGSTKETGSEEEPRYTAKNHDLSDLYNDLFQKKKPTEDPQKVVVKEEPEEVVPLGNDQYEGESIPAPQTLEESGLSLMQLCNLVLKQLYLQGSALGIEISRSAHLPFGIIDEALIFLKEDKCIEVSSGKMIGRSSYRFNLTELGRIRAREAFEQCRYVGPAPVPLHDYVRQCRLQTVTGIDCTPEKLEHAFEDFILREGLLNELGPAVCSGRSIFIYGPPGNGKTLIAKGLGQFLNRQGGDIYVPYALQMENSIITLFDPTIHQTTDDLELQERNSVETQNADRISKMKDWDKPEIDLRWRRIRRPVVITGGELTLEMLDLRYNKSSNYYTAPLHIKANGGVFLIDDFGRQLVSPKNLLNRWILPLEDRVDYLTLATGKKFSVPFEQLIVFSTNLDPNDLVDEAFLRRIRHKIQISAPSRQIFTEICKLCCRQRDIEYDPSFVNYLYDNCYRQGKAPRSSDPRDLLEIIQSICRFKGQKPIISTQLISEAAQRFFCQI; from the coding sequence ATGATTGATCGACCTACGGAAGACGAATCTCAGAATCCACCCGATGATTCCATTTTAGAGTATATGAAAGGCTCTACAAAAGAGACAGGTTCAGAAGAGGAGCCTCGATATACTGCGAAGAACCACGATCTCTCTGATTTGTATAACGACTTGTTTCAGAAAAAAAAGCCGACTGAGGACCCACAAAAAGTCGTTGTCAAAGAGGAACCCGAAGAGGTCGTTCCTTTAGGCAACGACCAGTATGAGGGCGAATCGATTCCAGCGCCACAGACACTGGAAGAGAGTGGCTTGTCCTTAATGCAGCTGTGCAATCTGGTTTTGAAGCAACTCTATTTGCAAGGCAGTGCTCTGGGAATTGAAATCTCCCGCAGCGCACACCTTCCGTTTGGGATTATCGATGAAGCATTGATTTTTCTGAAAGAAGACAAATGCATTGAGGTGAGTTCAGGTAAGATGATCGGTCGATCTTCGTATCGTTTTAATCTGACTGAACTGGGACGTATTCGCGCACGGGAAGCGTTTGAACAATGTCGCTATGTCGGACCTGCTCCAGTTCCACTACATGATTATGTACGTCAGTGTCGTTTGCAAACTGTTACAGGCATTGATTGTACTCCCGAGAAATTAGAGCATGCCTTTGAGGATTTCATTCTGCGCGAAGGACTTCTGAACGAATTGGGCCCCGCAGTCTGTAGTGGACGTTCGATATTTATTTATGGTCCGCCCGGGAATGGTAAAACATTGATTGCAAAAGGATTGGGGCAATTTCTGAATCGTCAGGGAGGAGACATCTATGTGCCCTATGCGTTGCAGATGGAAAACAGCATTATCACATTGTTTGACCCAACGATTCATCAAACAACCGACGATCTTGAATTGCAGGAACGGAATTCGGTTGAAACGCAGAATGCCGACAGAATTTCAAAAATGAAAGACTGGGATAAGCCTGAAATTGACCTGCGATGGCGACGAATCAGACGGCCGGTTGTGATTACCGGTGGCGAACTGACCTTAGAAATGCTCGATTTACGTTACAATAAATCCAGCAACTATTATACAGCGCCACTTCACATTAAGGCGAATGGCGGTGTGTTTCTGATCGACGATTTTGGGAGACAGTTGGTTAGCCCCAAAAACCTTCTCAACCGGTGGATTTTGCCGCTTGAAGACCGAGTAGATTACTTGACGCTGGCAACAGGCAAAAAATTCTCCGTTCCCTTTGAACAGCTGATTGTATTCTCGACAAATTTGGATCCCAATGATCTTGTAGATGAAGCCTTTCTACGGCGGATTCGACATAAAATTCAGATTAGCGCTCCCTCCCGGCAGATCTTTACAGAAATTTGCAAGCTGTGTTGTCGTCAGCGCGACATCGAATATGATCCATCTTTTGTAAACTACCTATATGACAATTGCTATCGTCAGGGAAAAGCTCCCAGATCAAGCGACCCGCGAGATTTACTGGAGATTATTCAGTCAATCTGCCGATTTAAAGGACAGAAACCCATCATTTCCACCCAACTAATCTCAGAAGCAGCGCAACGTTTCTTCTGTCAAATATAA